Proteins encoded by one window of Pseudonocardia alni:
- a CDS encoding alpha-ketoglutarate-dependent dioxygenase AlkB codes for MDVGGQASLFATGGVAPAYRHELTGGAWVDVAVGWAPDADELFALLRATVPFRGHRRRMYDRVVDEPRLTHRWVLPDDAVPHRLRDMGRTLGERYGHDFTQIGVNLYRDGADGVAWHGDRVARERPEAVVALVALGATRPLRLRPTGGGASVSFPLASGDLLVMGGTCQRTWQHSVPKVARSGPRISVQFRHLYPGMPPGGRPT; via the coding sequence GGCCCCGGCGTACCGGCACGAGCTCACCGGTGGGGCGTGGGTCGACGTCGCGGTCGGCTGGGCCCCCGATGCGGACGAGCTGTTCGCGCTGCTCCGCGCGACCGTGCCGTTCCGCGGCCACCGCCGCCGCATGTACGACCGCGTGGTCGACGAGCCGCGCCTCACCCACCGCTGGGTCCTGCCCGACGACGCGGTGCCCCACCGGCTGCGCGACATGGGCCGGACGCTGGGGGAGCGCTACGGCCACGACTTCACCCAGATCGGCGTGAACCTCTACCGCGACGGCGCCGACGGCGTGGCCTGGCACGGCGATCGGGTCGCCCGCGAGCGGCCCGAGGCCGTCGTCGCGCTGGTCGCCCTCGGCGCGACGCGGCCGCTGCGGCTGCGCCCGACCGGCGGCGGGGCGTCGGTGTCGTTCCCGCTCGCCTCGGGCGACCTGCTGGTCATGGGCGGGACGTGCCAGCGGACCTGGCAGCACAGCGTGCCGAAGGTGGCGCGCAGCGGTCCGCGCATCAGCGTCCAGTTCCGCCACCTGTATCCGGGGATGCCGCCGGGTGGGCGACCGACATAG
- the nadD gene encoding nicotinate-nucleotide adenylyltransferase, translated as MQRKIGVMGGTFDPVHHGHLVAASEVADRFALDEVIFVPTGRPWQKTGRDVSPAEDRYLMTVIATASNPRFSVSRVDVDRDGPTYTADTLADLHAAMPDAQLFFITGADALQQILSWRKVDELFRYAHFVGVTRPGYELADGHLPQGSVTTVEVPAMAISSSECRARVGAGRPVWYLVPDGVVQYISKRSLYLNPDA; from the coding sequence ATGCAGCGCAAGATCGGCGTGATGGGCGGGACGTTCGACCCCGTCCACCACGGCCACCTCGTCGCCGCCAGTGAGGTGGCGGACCGCTTCGCCCTCGACGAGGTGATCTTCGTGCCGACCGGGCGACCGTGGCAGAAGACCGGCCGCGACGTCTCGCCGGCCGAGGACCGCTACCTGATGACGGTCATCGCGACGGCGTCGAACCCCCGGTTCTCGGTCAGTCGCGTCGACGTCGACCGTGACGGCCCCACCTACACCGCGGACACCCTCGCCGACCTGCACGCCGCCATGCCCGACGCGCAGCTGTTCTTCATCACCGGCGCCGACGCCCTCCAGCAGATCCTGTCGTGGCGCAAGGTCGACGAGCTGTTCCGCTACGCGCACTTCGTCGGCGTGACCCGGCCCGGGTACGAGCTGGCCGACGGGCACCTGCCCCAGGGGTCGGTGACGACGGTCGAGGTGCCCGCGATGGCGATCTCGTCCAGCGAGTGCCGGGCGCGCGTGGGTGCGGGGAGGCCGGTCTGGTACCTCGTGCCGGACGGGGTGGTGCAGTACATCTCCAAGCGCAGTCTCTACCTGAATCCGGACGCTTGA
- a CDS encoding site-specific integrase, whose translation MLADLVRSELDDVDLDAEEVRVVRQMKRMVGAPAYLGELKSRSSRRTVELPDIVADALRDHIATYPPAVVEIEDRTDPRNVVVRPARLLFVTGNGLPLHRSNWSTVWRSAVRRARLPQGFGLHGLRHYFATLLIHNGASVKTVQLALGHSSPMITLNTYAHEWPDALDRTRMLVDTALGAALR comes from the coding sequence GTGCTCGCGGACCTGGTCCGGAGTGAGCTGGACGACGTCGACCTCGACGCCGAAGAGGTCCGCGTCGTCCGCCAGATGAAGCGGATGGTCGGTGCTCCCGCCTACCTGGGCGAGCTGAAGTCACGGTCGAGCCGCCGCACGGTCGAGCTGCCGGACATCGTCGCCGACGCGCTACGCGACCACATCGCCACCTACCCGCCTGCGGTCGTCGAGATCGAGGACCGGACCGACCCGCGCAACGTCGTCGTGCGGCCGGCCCGGCTGCTGTTCGTCACGGGCAACGGGCTCCCGCTGCACCGTTCGAACTGGTCGACGGTCTGGCGCTCGGCCGTGCGCCGGGCACGCCTCCCCCAGGGGTTCGGGCTGCACGGGCTCCGCCACTACTTCGCGACCCTGTTGATCCACAACGGGGCATCGGTCAAGACGGTGCAGCTCGCACTGGGACACAGCTCGCCGATGATCACCCTGAACACCTACGCGCACGAGTGGCCGGACGCCCTGGACCGCACTCGGATGCTCGTCGACACCGCGCTCGGTGCGGCTCTGCGCTGA
- a CDS encoding GIY-YIG nuclease family protein, translating to MPGGLLYVGLATRLRTRLASNHLRRSGSSTLRRTLAGLLLDEQEYRTRWSDRVVLVDDDEARLTQWMSENLRVPWCEYPTPRAGEADVIRALDPPLNVDHARGRHQGRQTARRHYYDSAGPRPSDGQSWPAWKPTPNWRLSAPTRRYGGRIDPGPKSRSVSRR from the coding sequence ATGCCTGGTGGTCTCCTCTACGTCGGCCTCGCGACGAGGCTCCGCACGCGGCTCGCCTCGAACCACCTGCGTCGGAGTGGCAGTTCAACCCTGCGCCGCACACTCGCCGGCCTTCTGCTCGACGAGCAGGAGTACCGGACGCGCTGGAGCGATCGCGTCGTCCTGGTCGACGACGACGAAGCTCGGCTCACTCAGTGGATGAGCGAGAACCTGCGCGTCCCCTGGTGCGAGTACCCGACCCCCCGGGCCGGTGAAGCTGATGTCATCCGGGCTCTCGACCCGCCCCTCAACGTCGACCACGCCAGGGGCCGCCACCAAGGTCGTCAGACGGCCCGACGGCACTACTACGACAGCGCCGGGCCGCGTCCGTCCGACGGACAGTCGTGGCCGGCTTGGAAGCCCACGCCAAACTGGCGCTTGTCGGCCCCGACCAGGAGATACGGCGGACGGATCGACCCGGGACCGAAGTCGCGCTCGGTCTCGCGACGCTGA
- a CDS encoding SRPBCC family protein, giving the protein MSKNFEIRKAVVLEATPEQVWRAIATPEGQAAWSPDPYQAKDGMEVEATENERLVVRTPKAENGAFHAFEYLVAADDDSTTSLTFVHSGYLGDDWEAEFDFGEMSGYGWDMYLHTLAEYLKHFAGRPANFVTAQGPPSSATPNSWATLEKALGVEGPFEQGQNLRLTPQGLPALEGVVDFAYPAFVNFLALRTDDGLYRFHDNSAMGMPQAVGHYIYAAIDRQATEQAWLDWLERVFS; this is encoded by the coding sequence ATGTCCAAGAACTTCGAGATCCGCAAGGCCGTCGTCCTCGAGGCCACACCCGAGCAGGTGTGGCGAGCTATCGCGACCCCGGAGGGCCAGGCCGCCTGGTCCCCGGATCCCTACCAGGCGAAGGACGGGATGGAAGTCGAGGCCACTGAGAACGAGCGCTTGGTCGTGCGCACACCGAAGGCCGAGAACGGCGCCTTCCATGCGTTCGAGTACCTCGTGGCGGCCGACGACGACAGCACCACTTCCCTAACTTTCGTTCACAGCGGCTACCTCGGCGACGACTGGGAGGCCGAGTTCGATTTCGGTGAGATGAGCGGCTACGGCTGGGACATGTATCTGCACACCCTGGCCGAGTACCTGAAGCACTTCGCCGGACGGCCCGCCAATTTCGTCACCGCCCAGGGGCCGCCGTCCTCTGCGACGCCGAACTCGTGGGCGACCCTAGAGAAAGCCCTCGGCGTCGAGGGTCCGTTCGAACAGGGGCAGAATCTGCGTCTGACCCCGCAGGGCCTGCCCGCGTTGGAGGGGGTGGTCGACTTCGCCTACCCCGCGTTCGTCAACTTCCTCGCGTTGCGCACGGACGACGGTCTCTACCGCTTCCACGACAACTCGGCGATGGGCATGCCCCAGGCCGTGGGCCACTACATCTACGCTGCCATCGACCGTCAGGCCACCGAGCAGGCATGGTTGGACTGGCTCGAGCGCGTGTTCTCCTGA
- a CDS encoding ArsR/SmtB family transcription factor, with the protein MHEVSTIEDPAAAEASLDPLRRQILGDLIEPGSASTIAARLGIPRQKVNYHLRVLEQHGLVELVEERRRGNFTERILQATSASYVISPGALGRLQPDPGRAPDQLSARWLLALASRLVRDVGTLLAGAQRARKPVATFAIDGQIRFASAADRAAFTQELAAVVTELVARHHTGQEPGTAGTGKLNRLVVALHPAVPDTADGHLR; encoded by the coding sequence ATGCACGAGGTGAGCACCATCGAGGACCCGGCCGCTGCGGAGGCGTCGCTGGATCCCCTGCGGCGTCAGATCCTCGGGGACCTGATCGAGCCGGGGTCGGCTTCCACCATCGCCGCCCGGCTCGGCATCCCGCGACAGAAGGTGAACTACCACCTGAGGGTCCTCGAGCAGCATGGCCTGGTCGAGCTCGTCGAGGAGCGGCGCCGCGGCAACTTCACCGAGCGGATACTGCAGGCCACGTCCGCCTCGTACGTGATCTCCCCTGGCGCGCTCGGGCGGCTCCAGCCCGACCCGGGCCGTGCCCCGGACCAGCTTTCGGCGCGGTGGCTGCTCGCCCTGGCGTCCCGACTGGTGCGCGACGTGGGCACGTTGCTCGCGGGGGCGCAGCGAGCGCGTAAGCCGGTGGCGACCTTCGCCATCGACGGCCAGATCCGCTTCGCCTCCGCGGCGGACCGGGCCGCCTTCACCCAGGAGCTCGCCGCCGTCGTCACCGAGCTGGTGGCCAGGCATCACACCGGCCAGGAACCGGGGACGGCCGGGACAGGCAAGCTCAACCGCCTGGTCGTCGCCCTGCATCCCGCCGTTCCCGACACCGCCGACGGCCACCTCCGCTGA
- a CDS encoding nitroreductase/quinone reductase family protein translates to MSDASAPFDMAAMNRAVIEEFRATGGRAGGMFEGKPLVLVHHTGARSGTERIAPLVPLLDGERIFIFASKGGADTNPDWYHNLLANPDTRVELGTETLPVRVREVTGPERDEVYARQVTLEPQFGEYQRSTKRTIPVLELQRT, encoded by the coding sequence ATGAGTGACGCGTCGGCCCCGTTCGACATGGCGGCGATGAACCGCGCCGTGATCGAGGAGTTCCGGGCGACCGGAGGACGGGCGGGCGGCATGTTCGAGGGCAAGCCGCTCGTGCTGGTGCACCACACGGGAGCCCGGTCCGGCACCGAGCGGATCGCACCCCTGGTCCCGCTCCTCGACGGCGAGCGGATCTTCATCTTCGCCAGCAAGGGCGGCGCCGACACCAACCCGGACTGGTACCACAACCTCCTGGCGAACCCCGACACCCGCGTCGAGCTGGGCACCGAGACCCTGCCCGTGCGGGTGCGGGAGGTCACCGGTCCCGAGCGGGACGAGGTCTACGCCCGCCAGGTCACACTGGAGCCGCAGTTCGGCGAGTACCAGCGCTCGACGAAGCGGACCATCCCGGTGCTGGAGCTGCAGCGGACCTGA
- a CDS encoding helix-turn-helix domain-containing protein: MVRQPLTPEQIEAGRRLGALLRRARGDRDPVDVARAAGISPETLRKLETGRLPSPGFGTIVCLGEALGVPLEELAAEWRGSDVAMEAAG; encoded by the coding sequence ATGGTCCGTCAGCCCCTCACGCCCGAGCAGATCGAGGCCGGCCGCCGTCTCGGCGCGCTGCTGCGCCGGGCCCGGGGCGACCGCGACCCGGTCGACGTCGCGCGGGCGGCCGGCATCTCCCCCGAGACGCTGCGCAAGCTCGAGACCGGACGGCTGCCGTCGCCCGGGTTCGGGACGATCGTGTGCCTGGGCGAGGCGCTCGGGGTGCCGCTGGAGGAGCTGGCGGCGGAGTGGCGCGGGAGCGACGTGGCCATGGAGGCGGCCGGGTAG
- the map gene encoding type I methionyl aminopeptidase, protein MIELKTPAEIDRMHTTGRFVAEVLTEVGRIADVGVNLLDIEQHVRGMIAERGAESCYWDYAPSFGRGPFRNVICLSVNDAVLHGLPHDYVLRDGDVLSADIAVSIDGWVADSARTVVVGTTADEGDLRVIRATEDALEAAIDAARPGNRLGDISAAIGGVARDYAYPVNTEFGGHDLGRTMHGDIHIPNAGRAGRGLTLRPGLTLALEPWFARTTDEIVFDPDGWTIRSADGSRTAHSEHTVAITEDGPMVLTRRGQD, encoded by the coding sequence GTGATCGAACTGAAGACACCGGCCGAGATCGACCGGATGCACACGACCGGCAGGTTCGTCGCCGAGGTGCTCACCGAGGTCGGCCGGATCGCCGACGTCGGCGTGAACCTCCTCGACATCGAGCAGCACGTGCGCGGCATGATCGCCGAACGCGGCGCCGAGTCCTGCTACTGGGACTACGCCCCGTCCTTCGGGCGCGGCCCGTTCCGCAACGTCATCTGTCTGTCGGTCAACGACGCCGTGCTGCACGGGCTCCCGCACGACTACGTCCTGCGCGACGGCGACGTCCTCAGCGCCGACATCGCCGTCAGCATCGACGGCTGGGTCGCCGACTCCGCCCGGACGGTCGTCGTCGGCACCACGGCCGACGAGGGCGACCTGCGCGTCATCCGGGCCACCGAGGACGCCCTGGAGGCCGCGATCGACGCGGCCCGGCCGGGCAACCGGCTCGGCGACATCTCCGCCGCCATCGGCGGGGTCGCCCGCGACTACGCCTACCCGGTCAACACCGAGTTCGGCGGGCACGACCTCGGCCGCACCATGCACGGCGACATCCACATCCCGAACGCCGGGCGGGCCGGCCGCGGCCTGACCCTGCGCCCGGGGCTGACCCTCGCACTCGAGCCCTGGTTCGCCCGGACCACCGACGAGATCGTGTTCGACCCGGACGGCTGGACGATCCGATCCGCCGACGGCTCGCGCACGGCGCATTCCGAGCACACCGTCGCGATCACCGAGGACGGTCCCATGGTGCTGACCCGCCGCGGGCAGGACTGA
- a CDS encoding alpha/beta hydrolase, giving the protein MRVTLDALTVPVPPADAERTRAFYRSRPAGRGPADADELRAVRAAAGTPPPAVPPALGDTAVADGRRVPVRICRPPGTARGVLLQIHGGGSYLGSAARDDVGNRALSEALGVAVVAVDHRLAPEHPWPAAPDDCATAALWLLDRAPELFGTDRVAFTGVSAGATLAVTTLLRLRDRGLADRVAGADLRYGTYDLSARTPAGRRIAGEYFLRAHAGHVADRTVPDLSPVFADLTGLPPLLMTVGTDDVLLEDDLAMAARLATAGAEVDLRVHPGVPHGFAGHDTPVAATALRYARDWLSARIDGASPPPGVWRPDPAHRAPTSQPLRGLRGPGSLCEVRRRDPTDHGESCNACSRSTESEPGGRT; this is encoded by the coding sequence GTGCGTGTCACCCTCGACGCCCTGACTGTGCCGGTCCCGCCGGCCGACGCCGAGCGGACCCGGGCCTTCTACCGTTCCCGTCCGGCGGGCCGCGGCCCCGCCGACGCCGACGAGCTGCGCGCGGTCCGGGCCGCGGCCGGCACGCCACCGCCCGCGGTGCCGCCCGCGTTGGGGGACACCGCCGTCGCCGACGGCCGGCGGGTGCCGGTGCGGATCTGCCGCCCGCCGGGCACGGCGCGCGGGGTGCTCCTGCAGATCCACGGCGGCGGCTCCTACCTGGGCTCGGCCGCGCGGGACGACGTCGGGAACCGGGCGCTGTCCGAGGCGCTCGGCGTCGCGGTCGTCGCTGTCGACCACCGGCTCGCCCCGGAGCACCCCTGGCCCGCCGCCCCCGACGACTGCGCGACCGCAGCACTGTGGCTGCTCGACCGGGCGCCGGAGCTGTTCGGCACCGACCGGGTCGCGTTCACGGGCGTCTCCGCCGGGGCCACCCTGGCCGTGACGACGCTGCTGCGGTTGCGCGACCGCGGTCTGGCCGATCGGGTCGCCGGGGCCGATCTGCGGTACGGCACCTACGACCTGAGCGCCCGCACCCCGGCCGGTCGCCGCATCGCCGGCGAGTACTTCCTGCGCGCCCACGCCGGCCACGTCGCCGACCGGACCGTCCCGGACCTCTCCCCGGTGTTCGCCGACCTCACCGGCCTGCCGCCGCTGCTGATGACGGTCGGTACCGACGACGTGTTGCTGGAGGACGACCTCGCGATGGCCGCCCGGCTCGCGACGGCCGGGGCCGAGGTCGACCTGCGCGTCCACCCGGGCGTCCCGCACGGCTTCGCCGGGCACGACACCCCGGTCGCCGCGACCGCGCTGCGGTACGCACGGGACTGGCTGTCCGCCCGGATCGACGGCGCGTCCCCGCCGCCCGGCGTGTGGCGACCCGACCCCGCACACCGTGCCCCGACCTCGCAGCCATTGCGGGGGCTGCGAGGTCCGGGAAGCCTCTGCGAGGTGCGACGCCGCGACCCGACCGATCACGGTGAGTCATGCAACGCGTGTTCCCGGTCTACGGAAAGTGAGCCCGGTGGGCGGACGTGA
- a CDS encoding alpha/beta fold hydrolase has translation MTAVTTGTTAQPTAIENPYYTHEFHGDYDLISLGEFALEEGGVIPDLQLAVATFGTLNAAKDNAILVTTWYSGTHQIFRDVYIGPDHALNPERYFIVVVNQIGNGLSTSPHNASGANAGIAMSNFPHVRIGDDVRAQEQLLREHYGIDRLALVVGGSMGAQQTYEWMVRFPQKVRRAAPIAGTAQNTPHDFLYTQALVEAITSDPGFAGGNYRSNTEVEAGLKRHAGIWAVMGFSTEFWKQEVWRALEFESREAFMAGFLEPYFTAMDPNDLLCMAWKWQRGDVARHTGGDLAEALGRNESVARVIPINEDMFFPVRDHEAELELTPHATIRVVDDLLGHLALFGVAPTYMPQIDQYLQELLDSPA, from the coding sequence GTGACAGCAGTGACGACCGGGACGACAGCGCAGCCGACGGCGATCGAGAATCCCTATTACACCCACGAGTTCCACGGCGACTACGACCTGATCAGCCTGGGGGAGTTCGCGCTGGAGGAGGGCGGGGTGATCCCCGACCTGCAGCTCGCGGTGGCCACCTTCGGCACGCTGAACGCGGCGAAGGACAACGCGATCCTCGTGACGACCTGGTACTCGGGCACGCACCAGATCTTCCGCGACGTCTACATCGGCCCGGACCACGCGCTGAACCCGGAGCGGTACTTCATCGTCGTGGTCAACCAGATCGGCAACGGTCTGTCGACCAGCCCGCACAACGCCTCGGGTGCCAACGCGGGCATCGCGATGTCGAACTTCCCGCACGTCCGCATCGGCGACGACGTCCGTGCCCAGGAGCAGCTCCTGCGCGAGCACTACGGGATCGACCGGCTCGCGCTGGTCGTCGGGGGGTCGATGGGCGCGCAGCAGACCTACGAGTGGATGGTCCGGTTCCCGCAGAAGGTGCGCCGCGCCGCGCCGATCGCCGGGACCGCGCAGAACACCCCGCACGACTTCCTCTACACGCAGGCCCTGGTCGAGGCGATCACCTCCGACCCCGGCTTCGCCGGCGGCAACTACCGCAGCAACACCGAGGTCGAGGCCGGGCTGAAGCGGCACGCCGGCATCTGGGCGGTGATGGGGTTCTCCACCGAGTTCTGGAAGCAGGAGGTGTGGCGCGCCCTGGAGTTCGAGTCCCGCGAGGCGTTCATGGCCGGCTTCCTGGAGCCGTACTTCACCGCGATGGACCCCAACGACCTGCTGTGCATGGCGTGGAAGTGGCAACGGGGCGACGTCGCCCGTCACACCGGCGGCGACCTCGCCGAGGCGCTCGGGCGCAACGAGTCCGTCGCCCGGGTCATCCCGATCAACGAGGACATGTTCTTCCCGGTCCGTGACCACGAGGCCGAGCTGGAGCTGACCCCGCACGCGACGATCCGCGTCGTCGACGACCTGCTCGGGCACCTCGCCCTGTTCGGCGTCGCGCCCACCTACATGCCGCAGATCGACCAGTACCTGCAGGAGCTGCTCGACAGCCCGGCGTGA
- a CDS encoding cytochrome P450, with product MTLATERPRLPFTRPNLLDLAPFYEVLRREAPIAPVTTPAGDPAWLVTRFAEVRELLGDKRFGRSHPEPEKASRISTAAVQDGPTGTYENEAEEHGRMRRLLTPAFSAKRMRTLSGHVQDLVDGYVDAMVAEHDAAGPDATVDLHAHLAFPLPVAVICSLLGVPESDGEYFRALSDRMATFSGEDAHVAREEFGRYMAGLAEGKRAEPGEDVITDLVQAQAEDPGFGYPEMVRLCVGLLFAGHETTVNRIGLGILFLMTNRDEWDRLAADPDGRVDAVIEEVMRLGAPGDLGLLRYAHDDVEIAGVTIARGDAVILSVNAANRDVDVFDHAETFDPDRTERGHVGFGHGPHFCIGASLARTELRAVFATLARRLPGLDLAVGMDELDVRTDHITGGVRSLPVRW from the coding sequence ATGACCCTCGCCACCGAGCGTCCCCGCCTGCCGTTCACCCGACCGAACCTGCTCGACCTCGCGCCGTTCTACGAGGTCCTGCGCCGCGAGGCGCCGATCGCGCCGGTGACCACCCCGGCCGGGGACCCGGCCTGGCTGGTGACCCGGTTCGCCGAGGTCCGCGAGCTGCTCGGGGACAAGCGGTTCGGCCGGTCGCACCCGGAGCCGGAGAAGGCGTCGAGGATCAGCACCGCCGCCGTCCAGGACGGGCCGACCGGCACCTACGAGAACGAGGCGGAGGAGCACGGCCGGATGCGCCGGCTGCTCACCCCGGCCTTCTCCGCCAAGCGGATGCGGACGCTGTCCGGGCACGTGCAGGACCTCGTCGACGGCTACGTCGACGCGATGGTCGCCGAGCACGACGCCGCGGGCCCGGATGCCACCGTGGACCTGCACGCCCACCTCGCCTTCCCGCTGCCCGTGGCGGTCATCTGCTCGCTGCTCGGCGTCCCCGAGTCCGACGGCGAGTACTTCCGCGCCCTGTCCGACCGGATGGCGACCTTCTCCGGGGAGGACGCCCACGTCGCCCGCGAGGAGTTCGGCCGCTACATGGCCGGGCTCGCCGAGGGCAAGCGCGCCGAGCCGGGCGAGGACGTCATCACCGACCTCGTGCAGGCCCAGGCCGAGGACCCCGGGTTCGGCTACCCGGAGATGGTCCGGCTCTGTGTCGGGCTGTTGTTCGCCGGCCACGAGACCACGGTGAACCGGATCGGGCTCGGCATCCTGTTCCTGATGACCAACCGCGACGAGTGGGACAGGCTCGCCGCGGACCCGGACGGCCGGGTCGACGCCGTCATCGAGGAGGTCATGCGCCTCGGCGCGCCCGGCGACCTGGGGCTGCTGCGCTACGCCCACGACGACGTGGAGATCGCCGGGGTCACGATCGCGCGCGGCGACGCGGTGATCCTCTCGGTCAACGCCGCCAACCGCGACGTCGACGTCTTCGACCACGCCGAGACCTTCGACCCCGACCGCACCGAGCGCGGGCACGTCGGCTTCGGCCACGGGCCGCACTTCTGCATCGGCGCGAGCCTGGCCCGCACCGAGCTGCGCGCGGTGTTCGCGACGCTCGCCCGCCGGCTTCCCGGGCTGGACCTCGCCGTCGGCATGGACGAGCTCGACGTGCGCACCGACCACATCACCGGCGGCGTCCGCAGCCTGCCGGTCCGCTGGTGA
- a CDS encoding ferredoxin → MKVEVDQHACVGSGQCLLTAPDVFDQRDSDAVVELLTDTPPDGQEQAVRNAARGCPASAITVVDG, encoded by the coding sequence ATGAAGGTCGAGGTCGACCAGCACGCGTGCGTCGGCTCGGGGCAGTGCCTGCTCACCGCCCCGGACGTGTTCGACCAGCGCGACTCCGACGCCGTCGTCGAGCTGCTCACCGACACCCCGCCGGACGGCCAGGAGCAGGCCGTGCGCAACGCGGCGCGCGGCTGCCCGGCGTCGGCGATCACCGTCGTCGACGGCTGA
- a CDS encoding dihydrofolate reductase family protein: MRTLAITQNITLDGAVEFLGDWFDPSAGSGGDDGGDMLAELHRQDAASDATLLGRRTFCDFRGFWPAQTDDATGITDYLNQVDKYVVSSTLTDPEWQNSTILSGDPVAEVAALKEQPGTDIVLTGSITLCHTLIAAGLVDEFRLFHHPVVQGAGRRLFPDGWNAEGLRLLDARSFGGGIVYTAHAPR; this comes from the coding sequence GTGCGCACCCTCGCGATCACCCAGAACATCACCCTCGACGGCGCCGTCGAGTTCCTCGGCGACTGGTTCGACCCGAGCGCCGGGTCCGGAGGTGACGACGGCGGCGACATGCTGGCCGAGCTGCACCGCCAGGACGCCGCGTCCGACGCGACCCTGCTCGGCCGTCGCACGTTCTGCGACTTCCGCGGCTTCTGGCCCGCGCAGACCGACGACGCCACCGGCATCACCGACTACCTGAACCAGGTCGACAAGTACGTGGTGTCCTCCACGCTGACCGACCCGGAGTGGCAGAACTCCACGATCCTGTCCGGGGACCCGGTGGCCGAGGTGGCGGCGCTCAAGGAGCAGCCGGGCACCGACATCGTGCTGACCGGCAGCATCACGCTCTGCCACACGCTCATCGCCGCCGGGCTCGTCGACGAGTTCCGGCTCTTCCACCACCCCGTGGTCCAGGGTGCCGGCCGGCGGCTGTTCCCCGACGGCTGGAACGCCGAGGGGCTACGGCTCCTCGACGCCCGCTCGTTCGGCGGCGGGATCGTCTACACCGCTCACGCGCCGCGCTGA
- a CDS encoding DedA family protein — translation MHVDMLLMAIPPLAIYFLCAGVVGVESIGVPLPGEIVLVGAALLAARPGSHIDPVAVAASATAGAIVGDSIGYSVGRRYGTGLLDRLGRRFPKHLGPAHLTVARRIFDRHGVWAVLFGRFVAILRILAGPLAGTMKMRYPAFLAANATGAVLWAGGTVALIYLLGIVAETWLKRFSWIGLLVAVVGGLLVSRYVRHRVERAAAREETAT, via the coding sequence GTGCACGTCGACATGCTCCTGATGGCGATCCCCCCGCTCGCGATCTACTTCCTGTGCGCGGGTGTGGTCGGGGTGGAGAGCATCGGGGTCCCGCTCCCCGGCGAGATCGTGCTGGTCGGCGCGGCGCTGCTGGCCGCGCGCCCGGGGTCCCACATCGACCCGGTCGCCGTCGCGGCGTCGGCGACGGCGGGTGCGATCGTCGGTGACTCGATCGGCTACTCGGTCGGGCGCCGCTACGGCACCGGCCTGCTCGACCGGCTCGGCCGTCGCTTCCCGAAGCACCTCGGCCCGGCCCACCTCACCGTCGCCCGCCGCATCTTCGACCGGCACGGGGTGTGGGCGGTGCTGTTCGGCCGCTTCGTGGCGATCCTGCGGATCCTGGCCGGGCCGCTGGCCGGGACGATGAAGATGCGCTATCCCGCGTTCCTCGCGGCGAACGCCACCGGTGCGGTGCTGTGGGCGGGCGGCACGGTCGCGCTGATCTACCTGCTCGGCATCGTCGCCGAGACCTGGCTGAAGCGGTTCTCCTGGATCGGGCTGCTCGTCGCCGTCGTGGGCGGGCTGTTGGTGTCGCGGTACGTGCGGCACCGGGTCGAGCGGGCCGCCGCCCGGGAGGAGACGGCGACCTGA